One segment of Kryptolebias marmoratus isolate JLee-2015 linkage group LG23, ASM164957v2, whole genome shotgun sequence DNA contains the following:
- the LOC108229112 gene encoding OX-2 membrane glycoprotein-like: MAGVHVLCFFFLLEIFSEGAAVTIQTEQTVLAAVGGQASLTCQLSEHKEVIQVTWQKILPDGEKNLATYTKHFGQRVSPDLKMKMDFQYKELQNCSVVIRKVTEQDEGCYRCLFNTFPEGAVIGRTCLRLYGKNSSNTSTAL, encoded by the exons ATGGCAGGTGTTCATGTGctgtgcttcttttttcttttggaaatctTTTCCGAAG GTGCAGCAGTTACGATCCAAACAGAGCAGACTGTGTTGGCAGCAGTCGGAGGTCAGGCCTCTCTGACCTGTCAGCTCTCTGAACATAAAGAGGTCATCCAGGTCACCTGGCAGAAGATCCTCCCCGATGGAGAGAAGAACCTGGCCACGTACACCAAACACTTTGGTCAAAGAGTGAGTCCTGATCTGAAGATGAAAATGGATTTTCAGTACAAAGAGCTGCAGAACTGCTCAGTGGTGATCAGGAAGGTGACGGAGCAGGATGAAGGCTGCTACCGCTGTTTGTTCAACACCTTTCCTGAAGGAGCTGTGATCGGCAGAACCTGCCTCAGACTCTATGGTAAGAACTCATCAAACACATCTACAGCTCTTTGA
- the LOC108229111 gene encoding OX-2 membrane glycoprotein, giving the protein MPHGVLTCFLQLFFACGGFLRGVTAVIQTQPKVLAAAGEDVHLSCQLLETKDVHQVTWQKIFKDKKENVGSYDKYFGETVNPGFEGKVEFKQVGLQNTSIVIRNVSEQDEGCYYCLFNADPEGALKGETCLHVYELHGPVLHVREPDSPEESVVSCSATGRPAPTVTLTVTQQHLHFSQHNTVRVTNTNNTVTVTTTAVLSGLHDDSTQVGCAARVDSGPQMEVMKRISESKQTSDDDMEEKSKLDQDHNRLFISGPVCLVGFLVFICVAAVIIVWRRKSTPDSHTEMDETPETPTRDTQSGPREQWAQKTDTS; this is encoded by the exons ATGCCACATGGAGTCCTGACATGTTTCCTTCAGCTCTTTTTTGCTTGTGGAGGATTTCTAAGAG GTGTGACAGCAGTGATACAAACACAGCCAAAGGTTTtagcagcagctggagaagaTGTTCATCTCAGCTGTCAGCTCCTGGAAACTAAAGATGTCCATCAAGTCACCTGGCAGAAAATCTTTAAGGATAAAAAGGAGAATGTTGGCTCTTATGACAAATACTTTGGTGAAACAGTGAATCCTGGCTTTGAGGGGAAAGTTGAGTTTAAACAAGTTGGACTGCAGAACACCTCCATCGTTATCAGGAATGTATCAGAGCAGGATGAAGGATGTTattactgtttgtttaatgCTGATCCTGAAGGGGCTCTGAAAGGTGAAACCTGCCTCCATGTCTACG AGCTGCATGGACCCGTCCTTCATGTCAGAGAACCAGACTCTCCTGAAGAGTCAGTTGTGTCCTGTTCAGCCACAGGTCGACCTGCTCCCACTGTAACTCTGACTGTTACACAACAACACCTCCACTTCTCACAGCACAACACCGTCAGAGTCACCAACACCAACAATACAGTCACCGTCACCACCACAGCCGTGCTGTCAGGTCTCCATGACGACAGCACACAGGTTGGATGTGCAGCGAGAGTGGACTCTGGTCCTCAGATggaggtgatgaagaggatTTCTGAGTCCAAACAGACGTCTGATGATG ATATGGAGGAAAAATCTAAGTTGGATCAAGATCATAACA GATTGTTTATTAGTGGCCCAGTATGTTTGGTGGGCTTCCTGGTCTTTATTTGTGTTGCTGCCGTCATTATTGTTTGGCGCAGAAAATCAACCCCAGATAG CCACACAGAGATGGATGAAACACCTGAAACTCCAACCAGAGACACTCAAAG TGGGCCCAGAGAACAGTGGGCTCAGAAAACGGACACCTCCTGA